Proteins from one Microbacterium sp. Root553 genomic window:
- a CDS encoding CHAT domain-containing protein yields the protein MPLTAHALHRRGVDAANSRRFAQARRALTAASSRTDDQDLRARIDGTMAYVLAQTGQPAAAEQLCREALSRPGLSPETVALSHGQLGTLLMHGGRLDEAELSLTTAIDGLDDDSIEGANLRMSRAMVDMQRHHLDRCADDLQRAIATYEAHDAQEPLAEARHNLGYAALLGGDLVTALALMTRSRPTLAATSDLAAAISDLDRAEVLRDAGLTTEAEELLGAVAAQFGAQRMRQARGEAEFHLARSLLRHDAAAAERAAATASRRFATLGSEGWAARAEAVRLEARLRAHPTRPPAAADFTRTAAALTRGGFRTEAAALSLTARLADGGRMPRLAPDAPMPLRLRAHEVRAVRAADRGRDADARRTAAEGLDLLTTWQQSFGALDLQASVAMHGTELMFTGLAAAARSHDPEVVFEWSERARHLSQQVAPVRPPHDPELSADLAELRMLRADLAGSDWTTDTRVRELRDRVRDRQWSSTRAGGSRERLGLRETRSALDGDTAILAYIYTRTELLCVVVTASGSSIVELSWSRIQDALDGLRADLDVAALTRGGAMAALVSRSLDERLRMLDDALLAPVRAAAGHARRLVLTVPGILAGVPWAMLPGMSGTPFTLATSISRWLGDIAPAPSTGARTTAGFATGPRVARADEEVRRAAAAWQDATVLTRDDARVSAVTALAEDVDILHIAAHGRHAVDNPLFSGFELADGTLFGYDVDLIARAPDTVVLSACELGRSSVRWGEEALGMTRVWLHAGTRCVIAAPVVVADDVACELLGAVHDQLAAGVAPAVALAAASVSTGLAAPFQCHGSGL from the coding sequence ATGCCCCTGACCGCGCACGCGCTGCATCGGCGCGGCGTCGACGCGGCCAACTCCCGACGGTTCGCGCAGGCACGTCGCGCCCTCACCGCTGCATCGTCGCGCACCGACGACCAGGATCTGCGCGCCCGCATCGACGGCACCATGGCGTACGTGCTCGCACAGACCGGCCAGCCCGCCGCGGCCGAGCAGCTCTGCCGCGAAGCGCTGTCGCGACCGGGGCTCAGCCCCGAGACCGTCGCGCTCTCGCACGGTCAGCTCGGCACGCTGCTGATGCACGGCGGGCGGCTCGACGAGGCGGAGCTGTCGCTGACCACCGCGATCGACGGCCTCGACGACGACTCGATCGAGGGCGCGAATCTGCGCATGAGCCGGGCCATGGTCGATATGCAACGGCACCATCTCGACCGCTGCGCCGACGACCTGCAGCGGGCCATCGCGACCTATGAGGCGCACGACGCACAGGAGCCCCTCGCCGAAGCCCGCCACAACCTCGGCTATGCGGCCCTGCTCGGCGGCGACCTCGTCACCGCTCTCGCCCTCATGACGCGCTCTCGCCCCACCCTCGCGGCGACCAGCGACCTCGCCGCCGCCATCAGCGATCTCGACCGGGCCGAGGTGCTGCGCGATGCCGGCCTCACGACCGAGGCCGAAGAGCTGCTGGGTGCGGTCGCTGCGCAGTTCGGAGCGCAGCGGATGCGGCAGGCCCGGGGGGAGGCCGAGTTCCACCTCGCCCGGTCACTGCTGCGGCACGACGCCGCAGCAGCCGAACGTGCTGCCGCGACCGCATCCCGCCGGTTCGCCACCCTCGGCAGTGAAGGATGGGCGGCGCGCGCCGAGGCCGTGCGGCTCGAGGCCCGGCTGCGCGCCCACCCGACGCGTCCGCCGGCCGCCGCCGACTTCACCCGCACCGCCGCCGCTCTCACCCGCGGCGGATTCCGCACCGAAGCCGCCGCCCTGTCGCTCACGGCCCGGCTCGCCGACGGGGGACGGATGCCGCGGCTCGCCCCCGACGCCCCGATGCCCCTGCGTCTGCGGGCGCACGAGGTACGCGCCGTGCGGGCCGCCGACCGGGGCAGGGATGCCGACGCCCGCCGCACCGCTGCGGAGGGGCTCGACCTGCTCACCACCTGGCAGCAGTCCTTCGGCGCGCTCGACCTTCAGGCATCCGTCGCGATGCACGGCACCGAGCTGATGTTCACCGGCCTCGCCGCGGCTGCTCGCTCCCACGACCCGGAAGTGGTGTTCGAGTGGTCGGAGCGCGCCCGGCATCTGAGCCAGCAAGTGGCTCCGGTGCGGCCGCCGCACGACCCCGAGCTGTCGGCCGACCTGGCGGAGCTGCGGATGCTGCGCGCCGACCTCGCCGGGTCCGACTGGACGACCGACACCCGTGTGCGCGAGCTGCGCGACCGGGTGCGCGACCGGCAGTGGTCGTCGACCAGAGCCGGTGGCAGTCGCGAACGCCTCGGACTGCGAGAGACCCGTTCCGCCCTCGACGGCGACACCGCGATCCTGGCCTACATCTACACACGCACCGAGCTGCTGTGCGTGGTGGTGACGGCATCGGGATCATCGATCGTCGAGCTGTCGTGGTCGCGGATCCAGGACGCGCTCGACGGGCTCCGCGCCGATCTCGATGTCGCGGCGCTGACCCGCGGTGGCGCGATGGCGGCGCTCGTCTCCCGCTCGCTCGACGAGCGACTGCGGATGCTCGACGACGCCCTCCTCGCCCCGGTGCGCGCGGCCGCGGGGCACGCGCGGAGGCTGGTGCTGACGGTTCCCGGCATTCTGGCGGGAGTCCCCTGGGCGATGCTCCCGGGGATGTCGGGAACACCGTTCACCCTCGCGACGTCGATCTCGCGCTGGCTCGGCGACATCGCTCCGGCCCCCTCGACGGGCGCGCGAACCACCGCCGGCTTCGCGACGGGTCCGCGCGTGGCTCGCGCCGACGAGGAGGTGCGTCGAGCGGCGGCGGCGTGGCAGGACGCCACGGTGCTCACGCGAGACGACGCCCGGGTCTCCGCGGTCACCGCACTCGCCGAAGACGTCGACATCCTGCACATCGCCGCGCACGGACGTCACGCGGTCGACAACCCGCTGTTCTCCGGCTTCGAGCTCGCCGACGGCACTCTGTTCGGCTACGACGTCGATCTCATCGCGCGCGCACCCGACACCGTGGTGCTCTCGGCCTGCGAGCTCGGCCGTTCATCGGTGCGCTGGGGCGAGGAGGCGCTGGGAATGACGAGGGTCTGGCTGCACGCGGGCACGCGCTGCGTCATCGCGGCCCCGGTCGTGGTCGCCGACGACGTCGCGTGCGAGCTACTCGGAGCCGTGCATGACCAGCTCGCGGCCGGTGTCGCTCCGGCCGTCGCGTTGGCCGCCGCATCCGTGTCCACCGGCCTGGCCGCACCGTTCCAGTGCCACGGGAGCGGACTCTGA
- a CDS encoding META domain-containing protein: protein MLLVAVAVACAATTVGCTVQGQNSVMPTPTPSASTLSPSDALVGAWASPDDPDVSLTLNADGTMVGFDGCNTQSGTWSGPNGGTIYLEFTGQTERGCPEGVVPVLAASDGAMVDGGALMLFGPTDAPTIELVRSED, encoded by the coding sequence ATGTTGCTCGTCGCAGTGGCGGTCGCCTGCGCTGCGACGACGGTGGGGTGCACGGTCCAAGGGCAGAACTCCGTGATGCCGACCCCCACGCCGTCAGCCTCGACGCTCTCGCCGAGCGACGCGCTGGTGGGCGCATGGGCCTCGCCGGATGATCCGGATGTGTCGCTGACGCTGAATGCGGACGGGACGATGGTCGGCTTCGACGGCTGCAACACGCAGTCCGGGACCTGGAGCGGTCCGAACGGCGGCACCATCTATCTCGAGTTCACCGGGCAGACCGAAAGAGGCTGCCCGGAGGGCGTGGTGCCCGTGCTCGCAGCGTCCGATGGCGCGATGGTCGACGGCGGAGCGCTCATGCTCTTCGGACCCACGGACGCTCCGACCATCGAGCTGGTGAGGTCTGAGGACTGA
- a CDS encoding DeoR/GlpR family DNA-binding transcription regulator, which translates to MKRAARLNAILDLLAADGEVNVDELVARFGASAATTRRDLDSLAEQRLLTRTHGGAVAHSVAYELPIRYKSHQRTQQKESIAQAAAALVAPGMVVGLSGGTTTTAIAAALAARDDLAVGPGITVVTNAVNIAAQLATRPDIKVVVTGGVIHSRSYELVGPFVEQLLRGVRLDIAFIGVNGMDAAAGATTQDEREAAVNRMMAERARRAVVVTDSSKLGTIAFAAVGGAELFPVLLTDDGADAATLADLRAAGYEVLTS; encoded by the coding sequence ATGAAGCGCGCCGCCCGACTGAACGCGATCCTCGACCTGCTGGCCGCGGACGGTGAGGTGAACGTCGACGAGCTCGTCGCCCGATTCGGAGCATCCGCCGCGACCACCCGCCGCGATCTCGACTCGCTCGCCGAGCAGCGTCTGCTCACCCGCACCCACGGCGGGGCGGTCGCGCACTCGGTCGCCTACGAGCTGCCGATCCGCTACAAGAGCCACCAGCGCACGCAGCAGAAAGAGAGCATCGCCCAGGCCGCGGCGGCCCTGGTCGCCCCGGGCATGGTCGTCGGGCTCTCGGGAGGCACCACCACCACCGCGATCGCTGCCGCCCTCGCTGCGCGCGACGACCTCGCGGTCGGTCCGGGGATCACGGTCGTCACGAACGCCGTGAACATCGCGGCGCAGCTCGCGACCCGCCCTGACATCAAGGTCGTCGTCACGGGTGGCGTGATCCATTCGCGCAGCTACGAGCTGGTCGGACCGTTCGTCGAGCAGCTGCTGCGCGGGGTGCGACTCGACATCGCCTTCATCGGCGTCAACGGCATGGATGCCGCAGCCGGCGCCACCACGCAGGACGAACGCGAGGCCGCGGTGAACCGCATGATGGCCGAGCGTGCGCGTCGTGCCGTGGTGGTCACCGACAGCAGCAAGCTCGGCACGATCGCGTTCGCCGCCGTCGGCGGTGCGGAGCTGTTCCCCGTGCTCCTCACAGACGACGGCGCGGATGCCGCGACCCTCGCCGACCTGCGCGCGGCAGGCTACGAGGTCCTGACCTCATGA
- a CDS encoding class II fructose-bisphosphate aldolase: protein MTLVSARELVTDAAARGTGIGAFNVIHLETAEGLVRASEAAHLPVILQISQNCADYHGGLEPIALATLAVARRAETPVAVHLDHAERPELVDEAIALGFGSVMFDGGALPYDENVAITAAVAARAHAAGVYIEGELGEVGGKDGAHAPGVRTDPDEARAFVAATGVDALAVAVGSSHAMTDRTASLDLALIGRLRAALDVPLVLHGSSGVADAVIADAVRAGMTKINVSTHLNGFFTRAVRSTLDADPRLVDSRKYLNPAREALAGEAARMLRLFALEGAGVAG, encoded by the coding sequence GTGACTTTGGTCTCCGCCCGCGAGCTCGTGACGGATGCCGCAGCCCGCGGCACCGGCATCGGCGCGTTCAACGTGATCCATCTCGAGACCGCTGAAGGGCTGGTGCGGGCCTCCGAGGCAGCGCACCTGCCGGTGATCCTGCAGATCTCGCAGAACTGCGCCGACTATCACGGCGGCCTCGAACCGATCGCGCTGGCGACCCTCGCGGTCGCTCGACGCGCGGAGACACCGGTGGCGGTGCACCTCGACCACGCGGAGCGGCCCGAGCTCGTCGACGAGGCCATCGCCCTCGGATTCGGCTCGGTCATGTTCGACGGGGGTGCACTGCCCTACGACGAGAACGTCGCGATCACCGCCGCCGTCGCCGCGCGCGCGCACGCCGCCGGTGTCTACATCGAGGGTGAACTCGGCGAGGTCGGCGGCAAAGACGGAGCCCACGCGCCCGGAGTGCGCACCGATCCCGACGAGGCGCGGGCGTTCGTCGCGGCGACCGGCGTCGACGCGCTGGCCGTGGCGGTGGGGTCGTCGCACGCGATGACGGATCGCACGGCATCCCTCGATCTCGCGCTGATCGGCCGCCTTCGCGCGGCGCTGGACGTGCCCCTCGTGCTGCACGGCTCGTCGGGCGTCGCGGATGCCGTGATCGCCGACGCGGTGCGCGCGGGGATGACCAAGATCAACGTCTCGACGCACCTGAACGGGTTCTTCACTCGGGCGGTCCGCTCGACGCTCGACGCCGACCCGCGCCTGGTCGACTCGCGGAAGTACCTGAACCCTGCGCGGGAGGCGCTCGCCGGCGAGGCTGCCCGGATGCTGCGACTGTTCGCGCTCGAGGGCGCCGGAGTTGCGGGGTGA
- a CDS encoding 1-phosphofructokinase family hexose kinase has translation MILTITPNPALDLTWHVDRLTPGETHRADAGAVRAGGKGLNVARVAHAQGASVLAVSTAGGRSGIELASELGASGVPHRLVPVAGATRQSIALVDRELGDTTVVNERGVNPTDAEWATLVGEIVDALPGARVLAISGSLPPGAPETLLPLLIGTAQDAGVPVIVDTSGSAMLLAADAKASVLKPNAAELVEATGIADPVEGARSLIARGVELVLLSLGADGMLAVTASDVRHARLETPLAGNPTGAGDAAVAACAVLYADGVRDPETILRRATAWSAAAVLMPLAGEISDDWEALEARLTVGPFTPVSREDSP, from the coding sequence ATGATCCTCACCATCACCCCCAACCCGGCGCTCGATCTCACCTGGCACGTCGACCGGCTCACGCCGGGCGAGACGCATCGGGCGGATGCCGGCGCGGTTCGCGCCGGCGGCAAGGGCCTCAACGTCGCCAGGGTCGCTCATGCTCAGGGCGCCTCGGTGCTGGCCGTCTCGACGGCGGGCGGTCGCAGCGGAATCGAGCTCGCCTCCGAGCTCGGAGCCAGCGGCGTGCCGCACCGACTCGTTCCGGTGGCGGGTGCCACCCGGCAGAGCATCGCGCTGGTCGATCGCGAGCTCGGCGACACCACGGTCGTGAACGAGCGTGGTGTGAATCCGACCGATGCCGAGTGGGCCACGCTCGTCGGCGAGATCGTCGACGCTCTTCCCGGCGCGCGGGTGCTGGCGATCTCCGGCAGCCTGCCTCCTGGAGCGCCCGAGACGCTGCTTCCCCTGCTGATCGGCACGGCCCAGGACGCCGGTGTGCCCGTGATCGTCGACACGTCCGGATCCGCGATGCTGCTCGCCGCGGATGCCAAAGCATCCGTCCTCAAGCCCAATGCCGCCGAGCTCGTCGAGGCGACCGGCATCGCCGACCCCGTCGAGGGCGCCCGCTCGCTGATCGCGCGCGGCGTCGAGCTCGTGCTGCTGTCGCTCGGTGCCGATGGGATGCTCGCGGTGACGGCGTCCGACGTGCGGCACGCACGGCTCGAGACCCCGCTCGCGGGCAATCCGACCGGTGCGGGTGACGCCGCCGTCGCAGCCTGCGCCGTGCTCTACGCCGACGGTGTGCGTGACCCCGAGACGATCCTGCGCCGTGCGACCGCCTGGTCGGCCGCCGCGGTGCTGATGCCACTCGCCGGCGAGATCTCCGACGACTGGGAGGCTCTCGAAGCCCGCCTCACCGTCGGCCCCTTCACCCCCGTCTCTCGAGAGGACTCCCCGTGA
- a CDS encoding ROK family protein → MTSAEDAAHIADVVRDPSGETLAAARTVGPGVPVLAFDVGGTDIKSALFDADGTALGLRRTPTPAADGDRTAVLIERLGVLAAELRADHPDVVPEAAGLVVPGIVDADAGLGVFASNLGWRNSPLRDLASAKLGLPVAFDHDVRAASWAEHRLGGARAYANSVVLVIGTGIAGALLVGGEPYTAGGYAGEIGHSPIADGPVCSCGARGCLETVASAGAIARRYREATGVDPDGAKDVIARAAAGDPVAAEIWDSALDALTLSLAQLTAVVAPEAIVIGGGLSRAGGALFDELRARLTARLSFHRIPALVPAELSGNAGILGAALRARELA, encoded by the coding sequence ATGACCAGCGCTGAGGATGCCGCGCACATCGCCGATGTCGTGCGTGACCCGTCCGGCGAGACGCTCGCCGCGGCGCGCACGGTCGGCCCCGGAGTCCCCGTGCTGGCCTTCGACGTCGGGGGCACCGACATCAAGTCGGCGCTGTTCGACGCCGACGGCACGGCGCTGGGCCTTCGGCGCACGCCGACTCCCGCGGCCGACGGCGATCGCACGGCGGTGCTCATCGAGCGCCTCGGGGTGCTCGCCGCGGAGCTGCGGGCCGACCATCCCGATGTCGTGCCGGAGGCTGCAGGCCTCGTGGTGCCGGGGATCGTCGACGCGGATGCCGGGCTCGGCGTCTTCGCGAGCAATCTCGGCTGGAGGAACTCACCGCTGCGCGACCTCGCCTCGGCGAAGCTCGGTCTTCCGGTCGCTTTCGATCACGACGTGCGGGCGGCGAGCTGGGCGGAGCACCGCCTCGGCGGCGCGCGCGCGTACGCGAACTCGGTCGTGCTCGTGATCGGCACGGGCATCGCCGGCGCCCTCCTCGTGGGCGGTGAGCCGTACACGGCCGGGGGCTACGCCGGCGAGATCGGCCACTCCCCGATCGCCGACGGCCCCGTGTGCTCGTGCGGTGCCCGCGGGTGTCTCGAGACCGTCGCGTCGGCCGGGGCCATCGCCCGTCGATACCGTGAGGCGACCGGCGTCGACCCCGACGGTGCGAAGGACGTGATCGCCCGTGCCGCGGCCGGCGACCCCGTCGCCGCCGAGATCTGGGACTCCGCACTCGACGCGCTCACTCTCTCGCTGGCGCAGCTGACCGCGGTCGTCGCGCCCGAGGCCATCGTGATCGGCGGGGGACTCTCCCGCGCCGGTGGGGCGCTGTTCGACGAGCTGCGGGCGCGGCTCACCGCCCGGCTGAGCTTCCACCGCATCCCCGCCCTCGTCCCCGCCGAGCTGTCGGGCAACGCCGGCATCCTCGGCGCCGCACTGCGCGCGAGGGAGCTCGCATGA
- a CDS encoding SIS domain-containing protein, whose product MPEYQPGAHMREELHSQPETWSRAADLRDAQALLPASGARIAVVGCGTSWFMAQSYAFLRETAGHGETDAFAASESFVDRGYDAVVALTRSGTTTEVLELVDRIKGRVRTIGVIGDETSPLVSLVDDAVLLPFADEKSVVQTRFATTALALFRASLGEDLTGAIEDAAAVLADDYDDELRDAEQYSFLGRGWTVGLAHEAALKMRESSQSWTESYPSMEYRHGPIAIAAPGRVTWQFGEAPEGLAAQVRATGARFVQHPVDPLADLVRLHRVALDRAVARGLDPDLPRNLTRSVILDA is encoded by the coding sequence ATGCCTGAATATCAGCCCGGCGCCCACATGCGCGAAGAGCTCCACTCGCAGCCCGAGACCTGGTCGCGCGCGGCCGATCTGCGTGACGCGCAGGCTCTGCTGCCCGCATCCGGGGCACGTATCGCGGTCGTCGGATGCGGGACGTCGTGGTTCATGGCGCAGTCCTACGCGTTCCTTCGCGAGACCGCAGGGCACGGCGAGACCGATGCCTTCGCCGCCTCCGAGTCCTTCGTCGACCGTGGCTATGACGCCGTCGTCGCGCTGACGCGTTCGGGCACCACGACCGAGGTCCTCGAGCTCGTCGACCGCATCAAGGGGCGCGTGCGCACGATCGGTGTGATCGGCGACGAGACCTCGCCTCTCGTCTCGCTCGTCGATGACGCGGTGCTGCTGCCGTTCGCCGACGAGAAGTCGGTCGTGCAGACGCGATTCGCCACCACAGCGCTCGCGCTCTTCCGCGCGTCGCTCGGGGAGGACCTCACCGGGGCGATCGAGGATGCCGCAGCAGTCCTGGCCGACGACTACGACGACGAGCTGCGGGACGCCGAGCAGTACTCCTTCCTCGGACGCGGCTGGACCGTCGGTCTCGCGCACGAGGCCGCGCTCAAGATGCGCGAGTCCTCGCAGTCGTGGACCGAGTCGTACCCCTCGATGGAGTACCGCCACGGTCCGATCGCGATCGCGGCGCCCGGTCGCGTCACCTGGCAGTTCGGCGAGGCGCCCGAGGGGCTGGCCGCGCAGGTTCGCGCCACCGGTGCGCGCTTCGTGCAGCATCCGGTCGACCCTCTGGCCGACCTCGTCCGGCTGCACCGCGTCGCGCTCGACCGCGCCGTGGCCCGCGGCCTCGACCCCGACCTGCCGCGCAACCTCACGCGATCCGTCATCCTGGACGCATGA
- a CDS encoding extracellular solute-binding protein produces MKKSLRFGAVALAATATLTLASCGFGGSTGGGGDADGETTLDLLVPSYSDATKGLWEDVIDGFEKENPDIKVELEVQSWDNLEKVVSTKIQAGEAPDIYNGGPFAGFVGDELLYPVEDVVSDDTYSDFQDAFLANAEVDGTAYALPLIASARALFVNNALLEQAGVEAPKTWDELLDAATKVSALGGGVAGYGMPLGSEEAQAEAAVWLWGGGGSFGDASEITVDTPANLAGAEQIKKMIDAGATQADPGSTQRSPLMDIFIQGKIGMQVGLPPTVGQIEEGNPELDYSIVPIPTEDGSPFTLGVMDQLMAFENDGDKQEAITKFFDYYYSADVYVPWVQAEGFLPVTKSGAEQLSGEEALKPFLDVLPDAQFYPSTNAKWSAADGAFKSLFGQLQTKSAQDVLTEIQAQVDAG; encoded by the coding sequence ATGAAGAAGTCACTGCGATTCGGCGCCGTCGCCCTGGCGGCGACCGCCACTCTCACGCTCGCTTCGTGCGGGTTCGGCGGCTCGACCGGAGGCGGGGGAGACGCCGACGGCGAGACCACGCTCGACCTCCTCGTCCCGAGCTACTCCGACGCCACGAAGGGCCTGTGGGAAGACGTGATCGACGGGTTCGAGAAGGAGAACCCCGACATCAAGGTCGAGCTCGAGGTGCAGTCCTGGGACAACCTCGAGAAGGTCGTCTCCACCAAGATCCAGGCCGGCGAGGCTCCTGACATCTACAACGGCGGCCCGTTCGCCGGGTTCGTCGGCGACGAGCTCCTCTACCCGGTGGAGGATGTCGTCTCGGACGACACCTACTCCGACTTCCAGGACGCGTTCCTCGCGAACGCCGAGGTCGACGGCACCGCATACGCCCTGCCCCTGATCGCCTCCGCTCGCGCGCTGTTCGTCAACAACGCGCTGCTCGAGCAGGCCGGCGTCGAGGCGCCGAAGACCTGGGACGAGCTGCTCGACGCCGCGACCAAGGTGTCGGCGCTCGGCGGCGGAGTGGCCGGCTACGGCATGCCCCTCGGCTCGGAAGAAGCTCAGGCCGAGGCGGCCGTGTGGCTCTGGGGAGGCGGCGGCTCGTTCGGCGACGCCTCCGAGATCACGGTCGACACTCCGGCGAACCTCGCCGGTGCCGAGCAGATCAAGAAGATGATCGACGCCGGCGCGACGCAGGCCGACCCCGGCTCCACCCAGCGCTCCCCCCTGATGGACATCTTCATCCAGGGCAAGATCGGCATGCAGGTGGGACTGCCCCCGACGGTCGGCCAGATCGAAGAGGGCAACCCCGAGCTCGACTACTCGATCGTCCCCATCCCGACCGAGGACGGCTCGCCGTTCACCCTCGGCGTGATGGACCAGCTGATGGCGTTCGAGAACGACGGGGACAAGCAGGAGGCGATCACCAAGTTCTTCGACTACTACTACTCGGCCGACGTGTACGTGCCGTGGGTGCAGGCCGAGGGCTTCCTGCCCGTCACCAAGTCGGGTGCCGAGCAGCTCTCCGGCGAGGAGGCTCTCAAGCCGTTCCTCGACGTGCTGCCGGACGCGCAGTTCTACCCGTCGACGAACGCGAAGTGGTCGGCCGCCGACGGCGCCTTCAAGTCGCTCTTCGGCCAGCTGCAGACGAAGTCCGCACAGGACGTCCTGACCGAGATCCAGGCGCAGGTCGACGCGGGCTGA
- a CDS encoding carbohydrate ABC transporter permease produces the protein MSQTTESSNLAGAATGRPRTPGRRTGGTRGTRGKDLLQALPWIAPALLLIIGVVLFPAGVMFFNSTRDISLSGLDKGSVGFDNFATVFAFAEFWPIIFRTVIWVVVVVGFTVMISLGLAQILNKAFPGRQIVRMAVIVPWAASVVMTTMVFYYSLEPYFGVFNKFLYDIGLSDDAVGYGWTKNPATAFAWSIVIAIFVSLPFTTYTILAGLQTVPSDTLEAAKMDGAGATRTYWTIVLPQLRSALAVAVLINIINVFNSLPILKVMTGSIPGYGADTIMTMIFKYIELQKKVDVASALSVVAFLIVIVIVAIYVKAVKPMKEV, from the coding sequence ATGAGCCAGACGACAGAATCCTCGAACCTCGCGGGGGCGGCCACCGGTCGCCCCCGCACCCCCGGCCGCCGTACCGGCGGCACCCGCGGCACCCGCGGTAAGGACCTCCTGCAGGCGCTGCCGTGGATCGCGCCGGCACTGCTGCTCATCATCGGCGTCGTGCTCTTCCCCGCCGGCGTGATGTTCTTCAACTCGACCCGCGACATCTCGCTCTCCGGCCTCGACAAGGGGTCGGTCGGCTTCGACAACTTCGCGACGGTGTTCGCGTTCGCCGAGTTCTGGCCGATCATCTTCCGCACCGTCATCTGGGTCGTCGTGGTGGTCGGCTTCACCGTGATGATCTCGCTCGGGCTCGCCCAGATCCTCAACAAGGCGTTCCCCGGACGACAGATCGTGCGCATGGCCGTGATCGTCCCGTGGGCCGCATCCGTCGTGATGACGACCATGGTCTTCTACTACAGCCTCGAGCCGTACTTCGGTGTCTTCAACAAGTTCCTCTACGACATCGGCCTCTCCGACGACGCGGTGGGCTACGGGTGGACGAAGAACCCGGCGACCGCATTCGCCTGGTCGATCGTGATCGCGATCTTCGTGTCCCTCCCGTTCACGACCTACACGATCCTCGCCGGGCTCCAGACGGTTCCGTCCGACACCCTCGAGGCCGCGAAGATGGACGGCGCCGGCGCCACCCGCACCTACTGGACCATCGTGCTGCCGCAGCTGCGCAGCGCACTCGCGGTCGCCGTGCTGATCAACATCATCAACGTGTTCAACTCGCTGCCGATCCTCAAGGTGATGACCGGATCGATCCCGGGCTACGGCGCCGACACGATCATGACGATGATCTTCAAGTACATCGAGCTGCAGAAGAAGGTCGACGTCGCGAGCGCCCTGTCGGTCGTGGCCTTCCTCATCGTGATCGTGATCGTCGCGATCTACGTCAAGGCCGTCAAGCCCATGAAGGAGGTCTGA
- a CDS encoding carbohydrate ABC transporter permease: MTLTETALVTTAGDDAAPRIPGRKRRYTEDQVTLPRVILRMAAGVLVLAIFVLPYLIMFFGSVKTKPQIRSVDPTYLPIEWHWENYISMWSTPETPLPYNLISTIIIAVFATLLVLLVSLPAAYYTARFKFPGRMVFLFLVIVTQMLQPAVLTSGLFRQFTVLGLGDTWAAMIFINAAFNLSFAVWIMHSFFAGIPKEIDEAAQIDGAGRFTVLFKINLPLVWPGIVTAIVFTFVACWNEFAASLVILSTDKNQPLSVALTKFVGQYETSWQYVFGVSIVAILPVVILFMLIEKRLVGGLTAGSVK; encoded by the coding sequence GTGACCCTGACCGAGACCGCCCTCGTCACCACCGCCGGAGACGACGCCGCGCCCCGCATCCCCGGACGCAAGCGCCGGTACACCGAAGACCAGGTGACGCTGCCCCGCGTCATCCTGCGCATGGCCGCCGGGGTGCTCGTGCTCGCGATCTTCGTGCTGCCGTACCTGATCATGTTCTTCGGCAGTGTGAAGACCAAGCCGCAGATCCGGTCGGTCGACCCGACCTACCTGCCGATCGAGTGGCACTGGGAGAACTACATCTCGATGTGGTCGACCCCCGAGACGCCGCTGCCCTACAACCTGATCTCGACGATCATCATCGCCGTGTTCGCGACCCTGCTCGTGCTCCTGGTCTCGCTGCCCGCCGCGTACTACACCGCCCGCTTCAAGTTCCCCGGACGCATGGTGTTCCTGTTCCTGGTGATCGTGACGCAGATGCTGCAGCCCGCGGTGCTGACCTCGGGTCTGTTCCGCCAATTCACGGTGCTGGGGCTCGGCGACACGTGGGCGGCGATGATCTTCATCAACGCGGCGTTCAATCTGTCGTTCGCGGTCTGGATCATGCACTCGTTCTTCGCCGGCATCCCCAAGGAGATCGACGAGGCCGCCCAGATCGACGGAGCAGGGCGCTTCACGGTGCTCTTCAAGATCAACCTGCCGCTCGTATGGCCGGGAATCGTCACCGCGATCGTCTTCACGTTCGTCGCCTGCTGGAACGAGTTCGCCGCATCGCTGGTGATCCTCTCCACCGACAAGAACCAGCCGCTGTCGGTCGCGCTGACCAAGTTCGTCGGTCAGTACGAGACCAGCTGGCAGTACGTGTTCGGCGTATCGATCGTCGCGATCCTGCCGGTCGTCATCCTGTTCATGCTCATCGAGAAGCGTCTGGTCGGCGGGCTGACCGCCGGCAGCGTCAAGTAG